The proteins below come from a single Limnobaculum xujianqingii genomic window:
- a CDS encoding DUF805 domain-containing protein: MNLSCWQILGIEPTDDQEIIRNAYRKKLPEHHPENDPQGFQNLRQAYEQAKKGIQSDFRPISALDNEPIEPVVETEPEPEIKELHPEQQVIDQLTEDLETLLNDANQRYQPDAWHQYIQKIDSHSIEVTNQLRWSLLMMLYNTSYVSRDCVQILAERMRWKQRITELRGESVEHLDDYLDYIAKGDIFDMTLLAGLPLAAQNASVDHINSINFLFWERPAWMLREYLLQSMVVYWPDSPEVMELRCRWYTLAGIGSEHLSDYCLQQLTKDPENSDWLYLYASQCSMSGHDDWALPFWIRLYQAERHATAEAWLLTWCVNHSPERTPLLIQALDNAQYLPADGVAIDAPEQRYITPTQTTKTLLRWGEVLQSPMPLIAEDFAKWRLHKETPITMIRHLILDDGSDPVVHLYRHASMLRLGNETLLQQIIDEPESGDPLDDLILSRFKLQAQQRLDWLKTSMVIQAFTHWLYAPQPEALPAELAQRDSEAHLQCLHWLLQRRWLANEQLERLANSETFGGNLETITDWISFIALNNSASLPEPDNNQDYWQWCRQCYALVLLLERPAESLPMLIQAKNITPEEQHPLYEFCQLINQLDVQQDNIVEQYRDKLTLSYILQHHSWTRLPITPEDYLENQQTTRSYSIDHFYISSLEWRGRIEKSSNINQMVFYAACAWFGLNGREKRFTTLIEEMQLSNEAEQALREALLNATPYAQINEVRNPRLKELISETLDMRRNPHRVLSENSQKSLWDCQQNPNEDITLRLVAKLLLQESRYRGKNPVQTNQQPSKFWEFWRFKSRLNRTGFAAQLLLGTLLSFIIGVIMIKMSDSAIGPLVLVALFLTSSLGAMIRRANDLNLSNTAIIIMAVVSTIFPVTMTLSIIYLLLAPGVPFANKAGPPANGWFNQP, translated from the coding sequence ATGAATCTGAGCTGTTGGCAAATATTAGGCATTGAGCCCACGGACGATCAGGAAATCATCCGTAACGCTTACCGAAAAAAACTACCCGAACATCATCCGGAAAACGACCCTCAGGGTTTCCAAAACCTGCGTCAGGCTTATGAACAGGCCAAAAAAGGGATTCAGTCAGACTTCCGACCAATCTCTGCGCTGGATAATGAGCCCATCGAGCCCGTCGTTGAGACGGAACCAGAGCCCGAAATCAAGGAACTGCATCCTGAGCAGCAGGTCATTGACCAGCTAACTGAGGATCTCGAAACCCTGTTAAACGATGCGAATCAGCGCTATCAGCCGGATGCATGGCATCAATACATTCAGAAAATTGATAGTCACTCCATCGAAGTGACTAACCAGTTGCGCTGGTCATTGCTGATGATGTTGTATAACACCAGCTATGTCTCCAGAGACTGCGTTCAGATTCTGGCCGAGCGTATGCGCTGGAAACAGCGGATTACCGAACTAAGAGGCGAAAGCGTCGAACATCTGGACGACTATCTCGACTATATTGCCAAAGGCGACATCTTTGATATGACGCTGCTTGCGGGCCTGCCGCTGGCGGCACAAAACGCCAGCGTAGATCATATCAATTCAATTAATTTCCTGTTTTGGGAAAGACCAGCCTGGATGCTGCGAGAATATCTGCTGCAATCAATGGTGGTCTACTGGCCTGATTCCCCGGAAGTCATGGAACTACGCTGCCGCTGGTACACGCTGGCAGGGATCGGTTCTGAACATCTCAGCGACTATTGCCTGCAACAGCTGACCAAAGATCCGGAGAATAGCGACTGGCTTTATTTGTACGCTTCTCAGTGTTCCATGTCCGGTCATGACGACTGGGCATTACCGTTTTGGATCCGTTTGTATCAGGCTGAACGCCATGCCACCGCCGAGGCCTGGCTATTAACCTGGTGCGTTAATCATTCCCCTGAACGTACGCCGCTGCTGATTCAGGCGTTGGATAATGCACAATATCTCCCGGCCGATGGCGTAGCCATTGATGCACCAGAACAGCGTTATATTACCCCAACCCAAACTACCAAAACCTTGTTGCGCTGGGGTGAAGTATTACAAAGTCCTATGCCGCTGATAGCCGAGGATTTTGCTAAATGGCGACTGCATAAAGAGACGCCAATCACTATGATTCGCCATCTGATTCTGGATGACGGCAGCGATCCGGTAGTGCATCTCTATCGCCATGCCAGCATGCTGCGGTTGGGAAATGAAACCCTGTTACAGCAAATTATTGATGAGCCAGAAAGTGGCGATCCGTTAGACGACCTGATTCTGAGCCGATTCAAGCTACAGGCTCAGCAACGTCTGGACTGGCTGAAAACATCCATGGTTATTCAAGCCTTTACCCATTGGTTATATGCCCCACAACCTGAAGCGCTACCGGCAGAACTGGCTCAGCGCGATTCCGAAGCACATTTGCAGTGCCTGCATTGGTTGTTGCAACGGCGCTGGTTGGCCAATGAACAGTTAGAGCGTTTAGCCAACAGTGAGACGTTTGGCGGCAATCTGGAAACCATCACTGACTGGATCAGCTTTATTGCCCTGAATAACAGTGCCTCACTGCCGGAACCTGACAATAATCAGGATTACTGGCAATGGTGCCGCCAGTGCTATGCATTAGTTTTGCTATTGGAAAGACCGGCAGAATCATTGCCGATGCTGATACAGGCGAAAAATATAACGCCAGAAGAGCAGCACCCGCTGTATGAATTCTGCCAGTTAATTAACCAGTTGGATGTGCAGCAGGATAATATCGTTGAGCAATATCGGGATAAGTTAACGCTGAGCTATATTCTTCAGCATCACTCATGGACCAGACTACCGATTACGCCGGAAGACTATCTGGAAAATCAGCAAACTACCCGTTCCTATTCCATCGACCATTTTTATATCAGCAGTCTGGAATGGCGAGGTCGTATTGAGAAATCCTCGAATATTAATCAAATGGTGTTCTATGCCGCCTGCGCCTGGTTTGGCCTCAATGGCCGGGAAAAACGTTTCACCACCCTGATAGAAGAGATGCAACTCAGCAACGAAGCTGAACAAGCGCTAAGAGAAGCGTTGCTTAACGCGACACCTTATGCGCAAATCAATGAAGTACGTAATCCACGACTGAAAGAACTGATTAGCGAAACGCTGGATATGCGTCGTAATCCTCACCGGGTTCTTTCTGAAAATAGTCAGAAATCGCTATGGGATTGTCAGCAAAACCCCAATGAAGATATTACGTTGCGTCTGGTGGCTAAACTGTTGTTGCAGGAATCCCGCTACCGTGGCAAAAATCCGGTGCAGACAAATCAACAGCCCAGCAAATTCTGGGAGTTCTGGCGCTTTAAATCCCGCCTGAATCGTACCGGTTTTGCCGCCCAGTTGCTGCTGGGTACGCTGCTGAGTTTTATTATCGGTGTCATTATGATCAAAATGTCAGACAGCGCTATAGGTCCACTGGTTTTAGTGGCGTTGTTTCTGACCAGCAGTCTTGGTGCCATGATCAGACGGGCAAATGACCTGAATTTGAGTAATACCGCCATCATCATCATGGCGGTAGTATCCACGATATTTCCTGTCACCATGACCTTAAGCATTATTTACCTGTTACTGGCACCGGGTGTTCCTTTTGCCAATAAAGCCGGACCTCCGGCTAATGGATGGTTTAACCAGCCATAA
- a CDS encoding DUF1266 domain-containing protein has translation MDQQYQHWLYALSAPMVALNIEYGASYTAPNFYPNDSSLDLRESWDIDSRESLFDTVTRMIDHGHADELSYPYYLWHQLTPNRWREYSAHQEESRQVLLEFVADTALMCGSGGIRSWDLCRMSFLCRVGVLNQWITEQESLWFHCRIAHRARHYYASWQEYASGFLIGRTFWLSISEEQPELKGYALNSKGTLDSNMTISRYLFTEPDSPYRHLIWEMDPAELEMEKPQSLQEVDWS, from the coding sequence ATGGACCAACAATATCAACACTGGCTATACGCCCTATCGGCCCCAATGGTCGCGCTAAACATTGAATACGGGGCGTCTTACACCGCACCGAACTTTTATCCAAACGATTCCTCTCTGGATTTAAGAGAGAGTTGGGACATCGATTCCAGAGAATCATTATTCGATACCGTTACCCGCATGATCGACCACGGACATGCTGACGAACTCTCCTATCCTTACTATTTATGGCACCAGCTAACACCAAACCGTTGGCGGGAATACTCAGCCCATCAGGAAGAGTCACGTCAGGTATTACTGGAGTTTGTAGCCGATACTGCATTAATGTGCGGATCGGGAGGCATCCGTTCCTGGGATCTGTGCCGGATGAGCTTCCTGTGCCGTGTTGGTGTGTTAAACCAGTGGATAACCGAACAGGAAAGCCTGTGGTTTCACTGCCGTATTGCCCATCGAGCCCGCCACTACTATGCCAGTTGGCAGGAGTACGCCTCTGGTTTTCTGATTGGCAGAACCTTCTGGCTATCCATCAGTGAAGAGCAGCCCGAACTTAAAGGCTATGCCCTGAACAGTAAAGGTACGCTGGATTCAAATATGACCATTTCCCGCTATCTGTTTACCGAGCCAGACAGTCCTTATCGGCATCTGATATGGGAAATGGATCCAGCCGAGCTGGAGATGGAAAAGCCTCAGTCACTACAGGAGGTTGACTGGTCATGA
- a CDS encoding MFS transporter: MRITQVSQATTSQKTLVQKGVSKHKLLTIAGLGWMFDALDVGLLSFLLAALKQDWGLTAQQMGWIGSINSIGMAVGAFVFGVMADRTGRKSAFIVTLLLFSVGSGLTALVSTLAALLVLRFIIGMGLGGELPVASTLVSESVESHERGRIVVLLESFWAFGWLAAALIAYFIIPNYGWRVAMLISALPAFYAIYLRLNLPDSPRFKRAETKEAKPSIISNITAVWSSDYRKATLMLWILWFCVVFSYYGMFLWLPSVVMLKGFSLVKSFQYVLIMTLAQLPGYFTAAWLIERYGRKFVLATYLTGTAVSAYFFGASDTVAQLLIFGMLLSFFNLGAWGALYAYTPEQYPTAIRGTGAGMAASIGRIGGILGPLMVGYLVAMNSSITLIFSLFCASIMVAVVAVIWLGRETKQMDLIP, encoded by the coding sequence ATGAGGATAACTCAGGTGTCACAAGCTACGACTTCACAAAAGACGCTGGTTCAAAAAGGGGTGTCTAAGCATAAGCTGTTGACGATTGCCGGTCTGGGGTGGATGTTTGATGCTTTGGACGTCGGGCTGCTGTCGTTTTTATTAGCAGCGCTGAAACAAGACTGGGGACTAACGGCTCAACAAATGGGCTGGATTGGCAGCATTAACTCTATCGGCATGGCGGTAGGGGCGTTTGTATTTGGCGTAATGGCGGATCGTACCGGGCGCAAATCAGCGTTTATTGTCACATTGTTGTTGTTTAGCGTTGGTAGTGGGCTGACAGCACTGGTGTCTACTCTGGCTGCTTTGCTGGTGCTGCGTTTTATTATTGGTATGGGGCTGGGTGGAGAATTACCTGTCGCCTCAACGCTGGTATCCGAGAGTGTTGAATCTCACGAACGTGGTCGTATTGTGGTACTGCTGGAGAGCTTCTGGGCGTTTGGCTGGCTGGCGGCGGCCCTGATTGCTTACTTTATCATTCCAAACTATGGCTGGCGTGTGGCGATGTTAATCAGTGCATTACCTGCATTCTATGCCATTTATCTGCGTTTGAATTTGCCAGACTCACCGCGCTTTAAACGGGCGGAAACCAAAGAGGCTAAGCCTTCAATTATCAGCAATATCACTGCCGTCTGGTCCAGTGATTATCGTAAAGCGACGCTGATGCTGTGGATTCTGTGGTTCTGCGTGGTGTTTTCTTACTATGGTATGTTCCTGTGGCTGCCGAGCGTAGTGATGCTGAAGGGCTTTAGTCTAGTGAAAAGCTTCCAGTATGTCCTGATTATGACGCTGGCCCAACTTCCGGGTTACTTCACTGCTGCATGGCTGATTGAGCGCTACGGGCGTAAGTTTGTGTTGGCGACCTATCTGACAGGAACCGCGGTTTCAGCCTATTTCTTTGGCGCTTCTGATACCGTTGCTCAACTGTTGATCTTTGGCATGCTGTTGTCATTTTTCAATCTGGGGGCATGGGGTGCTTTATATGCCTATACGCCGGAACAATATCCCACCGCGATCCGCGGTACGGGTGCCGGAATGGCGGCCTCCATTGGTCGGATTGGTGGTATTTTAGGGCCACTGATGGTGGGTTATCTGGTGGCAATGAATAGCTCGATCACGCTGATTTTTAGTCTGTTTTGTGCGTCGATAATGGTGGCGGTGGTAGCGGTTATTTGGTTGGGGAGGGAGACTAAGCAGATGGATTTGATACCGTAA
- a CDS encoding GNAT family N-acetyltransferase, whose protein sequence is MTGEIANYSIGLAAVADIPFIASIEAAAATMFPESVLPAAQRQETTPIGLLQQAQAEKRLWVAQQDGQPVGFLLADRVGEWGWVQEVSVHPDAGGRGIGKQLIMQVLEWSCQQQCQYVGLTTFRDVAWNGPFYQRLGFMAFDRLPTPEFLQQALAGEREWSRFCRVAMYYPLKPQ, encoded by the coding sequence ATGACTGGTGAGATAGCTAATTATTCGATTGGTTTGGCGGCGGTGGCGGATATTCCGTTTATTGCTTCGATTGAAGCGGCGGCTGCGACGATGTTTCCGGAGTCTGTTTTGCCGGCAGCGCAGCGGCAGGAGACGACTCCTATTGGTTTATTGCAGCAGGCTCAGGCAGAGAAACGATTATGGGTGGCGCAGCAGGATGGCCAGCCGGTTGGTTTTCTTCTGGCAGATCGGGTAGGGGAATGGGGTTGGGTTCAGGAGGTGAGTGTACATCCTGATGCGGGCGGTCGGGGTATTGGTAAGCAGCTGATTATGCAAGTACTTGAATGGTCATGTCAGCAGCAGTGCCAGTATGTCGGGCTGACGACGTTTCGTGATGTGGCCTGGAATGGTCCTTTTTACCAACGTCTGGGTTTTATGGCATTTGACCGACTGCCAACACCTGAGTTTTTACAGCAGGCATTGGCAGGTGAACGGGAATGGAGCCGTTTTTGTCGGGTGGCAATGTATTATCCCCTGAAACCGCAGTGA
- a CDS encoding threonine/serine dehydratase — MNSLYPLITEAHMAIRPQVRTTPLDYSPLLSLISGCQIYLKCEHLQHTGSFKFRGAVNKIRLLNETSRQSGVITASTGNHGQALALAAREAGVAVTVYAPATAAQVKLDAIRAFGADIELVEGDALAAELEASRQAGLQGKPFVSPYNDKYIIAGQGTAGIEIAEQIEGLDAVFIAVGGGGLISGIGTALKHLSPKTQIIGCWPANAPSMYASLKAGKIIEVEEQETLSDGTAGGVEPGAITFPVCQQVIDRCELVSEQEIRDAMRLIARTDRWMIEGAAGVALATALRLAPEFQSKKVAVVLCGKNIVLEKYINAVSGE; from the coding sequence ATGAATTCCCTCTATCCATTGATTACCGAAGCCCATATGGCAATTCGTCCTCAGGTCAGAACCACACCGCTGGACTATAGCCCATTGTTATCATTAATCAGCGGCTGCCAGATCTATCTGAAATGCGAACACCTGCAGCATACGGGGTCATTTAAGTTTCGGGGAGCTGTCAATAAGATACGCTTACTCAATGAAACATCACGCCAGAGCGGCGTAATCACCGCTTCAACCGGTAACCATGGACAGGCATTAGCATTGGCCGCACGCGAAGCTGGCGTAGCCGTTACCGTGTATGCTCCCGCTACAGCGGCACAGGTAAAGCTGGATGCTATTCGCGCATTTGGCGCAGATATTGAACTGGTTGAAGGCGATGCGCTGGCGGCTGAGCTGGAGGCATCAAGGCAGGCTGGATTACAGGGCAAGCCCTTTGTTTCTCCTTATAACGATAAATATATTATTGCCGGGCAGGGCACTGCTGGCATAGAGATAGCAGAACAAATAGAGGGTCTGGATGCGGTATTTATTGCCGTTGGCGGTGGAGGTTTGATATCGGGTATTGGCACTGCCCTCAAGCATTTATCCCCTAAAACTCAAATTATTGGTTGCTGGCCTGCCAATGCACCCAGTATGTATGCCAGCCTCAAGGCGGGTAAAATTATCGAGGTAGAAGAGCAGGAAACCCTGTCAGACGGCACTGCTGGCGGCGTAGAACCCGGAGCGATAACTTTTCCTGTTTGTCAACAGGTCATCGATCGTTGCGAATTAGTCAGTGAACAAGAGATCCGCGACGCCATGCGTTTGATCGCCCGCACCGATCGCTGGATGATTGAAGGAGCCGCTGGCGTAGCCCTTGCCACAGCACTACGGCTGGCCCCCGAATTTCAAAGCAAGAAAGTCGCTGTGGTGTTGTGTGGTAAAAATATCGTACTGGAAAAGTACATTAATGCCGTAAGCGGAGAGTAA